In Leptolyngbya sp. 'hensonii', the genomic stretch GTCATGCCCAGTTGCCATTTTTCCTGAGGATAGAGCTTGACTTGCTTCTTCATCTGAGGCACCTGATCCAGCTCCAGTTTGGGAGCATTCAGGGCTTCCAGAACCATATCGGCCAGATCGGCAATGAACACCGGATGGGTATTGAGGGCCGGTACCCGCTGGAAGTTGGTAATCCCAGCTTCCTCGGCAATTTCCCGATACTCCATATCAATTTCCTGCAAGGTCTCAATGTGCTCGGAAACGAAGCTGATCGGGACAATCACCAGATCCTTAACCCCCTGCTCGGCCAGTTGTTGCAGGGCATCTTCGGTATAGGGTTGGAGCCACTCCACGGGACCGACCCGACTCTGATAGGCCAGGGTATGGGCGTTAGGGCGATTCAGGGTTCGCATGATTAATTCCGTACATTCCTCAATCTCCCGCTGATAGGGATCTCCGGCTTCCTCCACGTAACTGACGGGAACACCGTGGGCACTGAAGAAAACATGGGCCTGATTGGGATTGGGAAGTTGGTCTAACTCCTGGGCAATCAGCTGGGCCATCGCTCGCAAATAACCGGGGCGATTGTACCAGGAAGGAACAACCGTATATTCAATCTGCTCCAGGGAGGGGTCTTCCTGCCAGAGCCGTTGCAGAAGGCGAAAGCTAGAGCCACTGGTGCTGATCGAGAACTGGGGATAGAGGGGCAGAATCACGAGATTCTCGATCCGATCGCGTTTAATCCGGGCAATGGCTTCCTCAGTAAAGGGGTGCCAGTAGCGCATACCGATGTAAACCTGAGCGTCATGCCCTCGATGGCGCAGTTGATCAGCGAGAGCCTGAGCCTGCTCCTCGGTAATGCGGCGCAGAGGAGAGCCCCCGCCGATGTGCCGGTAATTCTCCTGGGACTTACGAGCTCGGGACGTGGAAATCAGCCACGCCAGAGGTCGCTGGAGCCAGGAAAAGGGCAATCGAATGATTTCCGGATCGGAAAACAGGTTGAACAGAAATGGGCGGACATCCTCAAGTTGATCCGGTCCACCCAGGTTTAATAACAAAACACCAGTACGCCCCATGAGAATTTCTGAACCCTTTCCCTTTCATAGTTGTGATTAATTTTAACAATAGTTTTTCTAGATTCCGTCAAACTTTGGAGCTAAAGATAGGAAATTTTGTCAGAAAGTTCTTTGAAGTCTGGGAGTTGCCTATTCTTACGTATCGTGTAACAATGAAAATTCATGCAATATTTTGCGGGCGATTAGCACAGTGGTAGCGCACTTCCTTCACACGGAAGGGGTCACTGGTTCGAATCCAGTATCGCCCATAGGAGGCGAAAGCCACTGAATCCCCTCAAATTAAAAAAACCGTCAATCAGGGCAGGTAACAAACTGGGTTTGGGCGATCGCCGAATGGTGTTACTGGAAAAGCTGTTTGAACGGATGGCATTGCTGAATTCCTCGATCGGCTGGTTAAGCAATGCTCCTGCTCTACCCAAAGCACTTAACCCACCCACTAGCAAGGCTTGCATAGCTGCAGTGAGGTAGGACTTTTTGAGAGATGAAAATTGCCAATCTCTTGGGTCCGTATTATGCCAGTGTAGAGTAATCAGGCTGTAGCAAGAGTTTGCTGAATTTGACAGACAGCGTTATAAAGAATAGCGGCGGCATATTCTATCTCTTCATAAGTTGTGAACTTACCAATACCAA encodes the following:
- the hemH gene encoding ferrochelatase, with translation MGRTGVLLLNLGGPDQLEDVRPFLFNLFSDPEIIRLPFSWLQRPLAWLISTSRARKSQENYRHIGGGSPLRRITEEQAQALADQLRHRGHDAQVYIGMRYWHPFTEEAIARIKRDRIENLVILPLYPQFSISTSGSSFRLLQRLWQEDPSLEQIEYTVVPSWYNRPGYLRAMAQLIAQELDQLPNPNQAHVFFSAHGVPVSYVEEAGDPYQREIEECTELIMRTLNRPNAHTLAYQSRVGPVEWLQPYTEDALQQLAEQGVKDLVIVPISFVSEHIETLQEIDMEYREIAEEAGITNFQRVPALNTHPVFIADLADMVLEALNAPKLELDQVPQMKKQVKLYPQEKWQLGMTTAAEIWNGRLAMLGFIALMIELITGHGPLHFVGLL